Sequence from the Bacillus mesophilus genome:
AGGTACAAGTGATGTAACAACAGCCATTCCATACATGGCTGCTAAGGCAACTAAGGATGGAAGTAGCATTCCTCCCTTTTTCTTATAAACCGTATACCCAATCCAAATGGCTAACGGAATTTCAATAAATACTGGGATAACACTTGCTGGGAATTTGATAAATAAGTTAGCAATTACCCAAGCAAATACGGCATTAACCATTAATACTAGAATTAGAATAATAAATAAGAATAATAGCTTCGCTCGTTTCCCTATTAATTTATCAGCTAATGTTCCAACTGATTGACCCTTGTTACGAACTGATAGCACTAATGTTCCAAAATCATGAACACCTGCTGCAAATACTGTTCCAAGTAATACCCATAATAAAGCAGGTAACCAGCCCCAGTAAACAGCAATTGCAGGACCTACTATTGGTGCTGCTCCCGCTACAGAGGTAAAATGATGACCCCATAAAATCGTTTTCTTCGTTGGTACGAAGTCTACTCCATCATTAAACTGATGAGCAGGTGTTACGTAGTTGGGATCTAACCTAAAAATTCTTTCTGCGATAAACTTGGAGTAATAACGATAGCCTAACAAAAACACAATGGTTCCGATGATTGCTAGCCAAATACTGTTCATACATTTCCCTCCAATTCTCAATTATTCAGATTTAGTACTAGGTATTAGTTGCTACATCTAATTGAATAGTAATAATATATGAAAACGATGTCAATAATATTATCTGAATTTTAACAAAATACTTTTAATTTAGTATTTTAATTAGTTCACACGAAAAAATGAATCTACTAAAACGATTGGTAGATTGATCCTTTGTTGTTTTCAACTACTCAAAAACAGCAGTTTTTTTAGAGAACCTCTATGACATTTCTCAAGCACAAAAAATGGCTCGGAATTACTCCAAGCCATTCTAAGTATTAAACCCCTTCCACAGATGCCTCTTTTAATGCCTTCCTTAACCTCCTTAATCTAACTGAACCTTAAAATTACCTTTTTCATCATCATTCCACATTAACTGAATGGTATCACCGTTTTGGATAGGACCGACTCCTTCAGGTGTACCTGTATAGATAATGTCACCTTTTTTCAGACCAAAGTAATAGTTACATTCCTGAATAATTTGTTTAAAATCAAACATCATATCTTTTATATTACCGACTTGTACAGCCTCCCCATTTTTTAACAAGGAAAAATCCACTTCTTCTAATGCTGAAACCCCAGGGAACTTCCAGAAATCTGTGATTATAGCTGAATTTTGAAAGCCTTTAGCCTTTAACCAGGGATGACCCTTTTCCTTAAGCTTTGATTGTTCATCTCTCAGTGTAAAATCTATTCCTAAAGCAATTTGATCTACTACATCCTCAACCTCAAATTCTTCATTTACTTCTTTCCCAATATGTATAACTATTTCTAACTCATGATGAATTTCACCGCGATCACCTGGAAAGTTTATCTGGCTTCCATCAGCCTTTACTAGTGCATGAGTTGGCTTTGAGAATAAAATAGGTGATGTGGGAATAGCGTTCCCAAGCTCCAGTGCATGATTAGCATAATTTCTTCCGATGCAAAATATGTTCTTAACCTCAACCAATACAATCTCTCCTTTTTTTCTTTATGTCTAATCATTTGTAGGAGGCCTCACAGCCTTTAGATCTCCCACTTAAATAATTTGTATTACAAGTATAAACCATGGCAAATCTATTTCAGTATTTTCTTTTAATCCAATAAAAATTTCAGCTCATTTTAAGACGGAAAAACAGCAACCTTAATTTCCTAATTATGGTATAATGATAAAATGTGTTGTAAGAAGGTCATGACCTTCCCTATTCATATATTGTAGGTAGTCTCAATATTGAGGAGGTAGTACATAGTGAACAAGTTACAGATAAAGGTTGTAAGTATAGCCACAATCGTTATGGCTGCCATTTTCGGTTATATGTTTTGGAGCAATGCTGCCTCAACTAATGTACAACAAAAACAGCTCGCTGGTGATTTTACGGATGAAACGGATCATCGCAAAACCTTAACACAAAACATCGTTAATGACCAAAAAGCTGTGGAGGAAATTTTCCCCTTAGAAATGCAAGAATATCAAATACAGAATGCCATTCACTACATGTCCCATCAAAAAGTTAAAGCTGATGAGAAATGGGGAACAATCCGAATTACCCCAGAAAGAATCAGTAGATTAATTCAAATAGTCGAACTACATAAATCAGAGCTAAACCATGCCGACCTCTATTTAAGGATTCTTACCCGCTGGGCTAATGATGACTTCTCACAAGCTGATAAAGACCACAATGCAATCTGGAAATTACAAAATGGAAATATCGGTGAAGCAACTCGAGTTTTAACGCCTCAAGAGGAACAAAAATTTATTAAAAAGCATTTTAATAAATAAGCCCTTAACTCTTTAGCCCTCCTTATAAGAAAAAGGTGGGCTTTTTTGGTGCTCTTTTTTGTGACTGTGTAGTTGTTGCTTTTAGGGAAAGAACAAGAGTCTAGTAAGAATAGCTAGTGTACTGATTAACTACCTCCTTTCATATGTTTTAAGTAGAAATACTATTACCTGAAATAAAACGAAAGAAGATTCTAGTAGACTATAAGAAGTGAGGTGAGCATTCGTGCTTCGTGCAGACAAAATCGAAACAAAAGATGCACTAGACGCAATGGAATACTTTTATGATAAAGGTTGGACTGACGGCTTTCCTGTTGTTCCTCCTACAGAAGAAAGAGTAAAAAAAATGTTAGAGAGCGTCAACATGAAAGCGGATACAATAGTGGGATCTATTCCTGAAAGAGGTCGTGTTTTCACTGCAGAGTTAGTTGCGATTAATGCAGTAATGGCTGGTTGCTTGCCAGGTTACTTTCCAATCGTAATGGCCGCCGTTCAAGCCATATCAGAACCTGAATTTGGTTTGCATGGTCCAACTGCTAGTACACATGGCGCGGCCATTATGATTGCAGTGAATGGACCCATCGCAGGTAAAATTGGTTTAAATGCTAACTCCAATGCATTGGGACCCGGCAACCGAGCAAATGCGACTATTGGTCGGGCGATTAGATTATTAATCATCAACGTCGGTGGTTCACCTGAATTTGATCGTTCTACTCTAGGCACCCCCGCCAAGTATAGCTTTTGCTTTGCGGAAAAAGAAACAGACTGGACACCTCTTCATGTTCAAAGGGGGTTTACAAAAGAAGATAATACTGTGACCGTCTTTGCTTGTGAAGGTCCCAATCAAATTCAAAATCATGGAGCATTGAAGGGTGAAAACATCCTAAAAACAATGGCTGATCGTATGACACCACTAGGAAGCTTTAACATTGGTAGCGATACTGAAATGGCTGTCGTGTTTTGTCCTGAGCATTATCATCATCTACATAATGAAGGATGGACAAAGGAAAGTGTGCAAGAATTTCTATTTAAATATGCAGTAAGATCGGTACAGGATCTAAAAAATGGTGGAATAATCGAAGCACCCGTCCAATTGGGAGATGATCAACAATTTGTTCAAGCAGTATCTACACCAGAACATCTTTTACTTATGGTTGCTGGCGGAGAAGCCGGTAGATTCTCAGCTTGTATGCCTGGGTGGTTTCATTACAACCAATCAAAAGCCGTCACAAAATCGATAAAATCAGCAACTGGTTTTACCTGACACGAGTGTTAACCAATCGGTGATTGGTCTTACCTTAAAACTAGTCGAGAAAGGATGTTTTAATATTTGAGTTTATATGTATATAACCCGACGTCTGGTCCAAGTAGGAAAGAATTTCGGATGGCGGCTAGGAATAAGCCGTTAAATGGTAGCACGATTGGTTTGATTGACAACGGTAAAATGAACTCTGACACAATTATTAATACAATCGCAAACAGGCTCAGCCAAAAGTACCAATTAGTAGATATCATTATTCATAAGAAAGCCTCTTTTTCTCATGGAATTAATGAACATGAAGCGGTCTTACTCGCAAATAAATGTGACTTTATCATCTCTGGAGTTGGTGACTGAGGGTCCTGTAGCTCGGGCAGTTTGCTCGATGGCATCATCATGGAAAAGCTTGGTGTCCCTACCGCTGTAGTGAGTACTCTACCATTTATTACATCAAGTAGAGCAATGGCAGTTGCTCAAGGAATTCCTGACTATCCTTTCATAACCATTCCGCATCCAATTGCGGCAACTGAAAAGCATGTTTTACAGAGTTGGGTTGATGAGATAATTGAAGAAGTAGAGGATGTTTTAGTAAGTGGTACGTCGAAAAATAGGTAAAACAAAAGACCCTTGTTCAACTTACACAAGGGTCTTTTGTTGATGACCTGTGAGGGACTTGAACCCCCGACCCCTTCCCTGTCAAGGAAGTGCTCTCCCACTGAGCTAACAAGTCAGAATAGTAATGTAAAAATAATATACCCAAATTAGTTTAAAAAGTCAATTCCATTATTTTCAGTATTTAAAAGTTATAAAAAACTTGAATACCAAACAAATGTTCCCATATAATAATATTGAGGTAATAACATGAACACATTTCAACTACAGTTTCAACGTTTATTAGAAAAAGATCAGGCAGCTGAGATTATATATTTAGCTTCTAATGGAGAACTGTCTCATCGGGTAATTCATGTAAAAGAAGTGACTCCCTACTATATAAGAGCATATTGTAACTTAAGAAAAACAACCAGAACCTTCTCCTTACAAAATATTTTATCTGTTTTCCCTAAACAAGCAAAACGGATATCTCCACATCATGTAGCAGCGTGGTAACCATGTTGCTCTTTTCACTTTCCTCATTTAATTTCACTTTATTACATAACAGTTGGATGTTGCAGTAAACTAAGTAAAAATCATAAGAGAGGATCCTTACATCTATGAAAAAACATCACTATAAAATCCCAATTTCTTACTTTAGTAGCAGTGAATATGCTGTTAAATTATCTCATGAGCTTGATAATAATGCGGAAGGTCTCATCTTTGATTCATTCATACATGATCTAGGAGCGGAGTTATTGATTGATATTGTTTATGGAAAAGCAAATAGTGAGAATAATCGATGGTATTTAGGTGGTAACAAGGATGTTGAACTATATTTAGACAGTTATGATGAAAAATTTTATGAACTTACCATTAATCCCTTGTCACCACATGGTGAATTGCAGATACAAAATCTACAATCAGTAAACGAAGCACTTCATTAAGGAGAATTATGAAAATTCTTGTTATAGCGGATACCCATATGCCAAAAAAATCAAGGGAACTCCCAACAGAATTAATAAAGGAATTACAGAATACTGATTACACTCTCCATCTCGGGGATTGGCAGAATATGGATACATATATTCAATTTAAAAACTTTGCACCCATAGATGGTGTTGCAGGTAACCTTGATGATGAAGGAATCATCAATCTATTTGGCTTTAAAAAAATCCTTGAATTTCATGGTATTAGAATTGGCCTTGTTCATGGTCATCTTGGCAAAGGAAGAT
This genomic interval carries:
- a CDS encoding metallophosphoesterase family protein, which produces MKILVIADTHMPKKSRELPTELIKELQNTDYTLHLGDWQNMDTYIQFKNFAPIDGVAGNLDDEGIINLFGFKKILEFHGIRIGLVHGHLGKGRSTEARALNSFTDEQVDIILFGHSHIPILKQVNAITLFNPGSPTDKRRQDAFSFGVINIAETLSIHHVFFENNR
- a CDS encoding UGSC family (seleno)protein, producing the protein MSLYVYNPTSGPSRKEFRMAARNKPLNGSTIGLIDNGKMNSDTIINTIANRLSQKYQLVDIIIHKKASFSHGINEHEAVLLANKCDFIISGVGDUGSCSSGSLLDGIIMEKLGVPTAVVSTLPFITSSRAMAVAQGIPDYPFITIPHPIAATEKHVLQSWVDEIIEEVEDVLVSGTSKNR
- a CDS encoding fumarylacetoacetate hydrolase family protein — protein: MVEVKNIFCIGRNYANHALELGNAIPTSPILFSKPTHALVKADGSQINFPGDRGEIHHELEIVIHIGKEVNEEFEVEDVVDQIALGIDFTLRDEQSKLKEKGHPWLKAKGFQNSAIITDFWKFPGVSALEEVDFSLLKNGEAVQVGNIKDMMFDFKQIIQECNYYFGLKKGDIIYTGTPEGVGPIQNGDTIQLMWNDDEKGNFKVQLD
- a CDS encoding DUF6241 domain-containing protein encodes the protein MNKLQIKVVSIATIVMAAIFGYMFWSNAASTNVQQKQLAGDFTDETDHRKTLTQNIVNDQKAVEEIFPLEMQEYQIQNAIHYMSHQKVKADEKWGTIRITPERISRLIQIVELHKSELNHADLYLRILTRWANDDFSQADKDHNAIWKLQNGNIGEATRVLTPQEEQKFIKKHFNK